One Candidatus Obscuribacterales bacterium DNA window includes the following coding sequences:
- a CDS encoding M48 family metallopeptidase: protein MADQKVFLHGLKSEHFRHPLDLQATRSLQQIPALDLVVRNLLGSVAEQFFYLENIASGILVSDRQLPDIHKLLVEACQVLDLEQPQLYIRQNPAPNAYTLAMRGKQPFIVVHTSLVDLLTPEELQAVIAHELGHLKCEHGVYLTLANLVVLAAGQFAPWGTLLAQSLQTQMMEWVRCAEFTCDRAALLVVQDPRVVASVLMKLTGGSPALAPLLNLDAFLDQARSYDQMSQSDLGQLLKEAQTSQLTHPLPVLRAREIDQWAQTQTYSDLLERRLMRYDDQATKGGWRNW from the coding sequence ATGGCTGATCAAAAAGTTTTTCTCCACGGGCTCAAGTCTGAGCACTTTCGCCATCCTCTAGACTTACAGGCGACCCGATCGCTCCAGCAAATTCCCGCCCTCGACCTCGTGGTACGCAACCTCTTGGGCAGCGTTGCTGAACAGTTTTTCTATCTCGAAAATATTGCTTCTGGCATCTTGGTGAGCGATCGCCAACTGCCCGACATTCATAAGCTCTTGGTTGAAGCCTGCCAGGTGCTTGATCTCGAACAACCTCAGCTCTACATTCGCCAAAATCCCGCCCCCAATGCCTACACCCTCGCCATGCGCGGTAAGCAGCCCTTCATTGTGGTGCATACGTCCCTTGTGGATCTGCTCACCCCAGAAGAACTGCAGGCTGTGATTGCCCATGAACTTGGACACTTGAAATGTGAACATGGCGTGTATCTAACCTTGGCGAACTTGGTGGTGCTGGCCGCGGGACAGTTTGCGCCCTGGGGCACCCTGCTAGCCCAGAGCCTCCAAACTCAGATGATGGAATGGGTGCGCTGTGCTGAATTCACCTGCGATCGCGCAGCCCTCTTGGTGGTTCAAGATCCTCGGGTGGTGGCGTCGGTATTGATGAAACTCACGGGCGGCTCCCCAGCTCTGGCCCCTCTGCTCAACCTGGATGCATTTCTCGACCAAGCGCGCTCCTACGACCAAATGAGTCAGAGCGACCTAGGGCAACTGCTGAAAGAAGCGCAGACCAGCCAGCTCACCCATCCCCTACCCGTCCTGCGAGCCCGGGAAATTGATCAATGGGCCCAAACTCAAACCTATTCAGATCTTCTCGAACGGCGTTTAATGCGCTATGATGATCAAGCTACTAAGGGCGGATGGCGAAATTGGTAG
- the ilvN gene encoding acetolactate synthase small subunit translates to MKHTISVLVEDEAGVLTRIAGLFARRGFNIESLAVGPAEKPGMSRITMVVPGDDSIIEQLTKQLYKQINVLKVQDITEVPCVERELMLLKVNATSATRSEIIELAQIFRARVVDVADDTLTLEVVGDPGKMVAIAQMLNRFGIREIARTGKVSLPRESGVNTEYLKAQSSLEARF, encoded by the coding sequence ATGAAACACACCATTTCTGTTTTAGTTGAAGACGAAGCCGGAGTGCTCACCCGCATTGCGGGGCTGTTTGCCCGTCGCGGGTTCAACATTGAAAGTCTTGCGGTGGGGCCGGCGGAAAAACCGGGCATGTCGCGGATCACCATGGTGGTGCCGGGCGATGACAGCATTATTGAACAGCTCACCAAGCAGCTTTATAAGCAAATCAACGTGCTCAAGGTGCAGGACATTACCGAAGTGCCCTGTGTGGAGCGAGAGTTGATGTTGCTGAAGGTGAATGCAACCAGCGCAACGCGTTCCGAAATTATTGAACTGGCGCAAATTTTCCGGGCGCGGGTGGTGGATGTGGCGGATGACACACTCACCCTTGAGGTGGTGGGTGATCCAGGCAAAATGGTGGCGATCGCTCAAATGCTGAACCGGTTTGGCATTCGCGAAATTGCCCGTACGGGTAAGGTGTCGCTGCCCCGTGAGTCTGGGGTGAATACCGAGTACTTGAAGGCTCAGAGTTCTCTGGAAGCAAGATTCTAG